The Dioscorea cayenensis subsp. rotundata cultivar TDr96_F1 chromosome 19, TDr96_F1_v2_PseudoChromosome.rev07_lg8_w22 25.fasta, whole genome shotgun sequence genome includes a window with the following:
- the LOC120283891 gene encoding zinc finger CCCH domain-containing protein 53-like isoform X3 — MDAYEATRVVLSRIQALDPENAAKIMGLILIQDHGEKEMIRLAFGPEALLHSVVLKARKDLGLLPLSRQNSAPRLLSAPPPLAVSSPSWASPPSPFSRSNGAGSDELQNTEEIHSPAPFFGAGTGADLMDEFQLQDQLSFLNEQGSAANAMLGGAKSSELYFGDVAAECRSPGAGSDGLLFPYSMGWGGANGAHHRRSCSVADLCLGSDAGFGWKPCLYFARGYCKNGSSCRFLHGIPDDASPGGKIDATAAAAVEQQCHEFLMRSKSQRASQLMASAFPYSPTGSVMPASPSSSKCMSFLMQQQGESQRAAAAAAAAALMLGGEEAHKFMGRARMESRDFGGLINPGSRQIYLTFPADSTFREEDVSNYFSIYGPVQDVRIPYQQKRMFGFVTFVYPETVKLILAKGNPHFVCDARVLVKPYKEKGKVPDKFRKQPQQQGERGDFSLCTTPTGMESRDPYDLQQLVSPGAGRMMYSGTSVAQEAFLRRRLEEQQQAAELQQAIELQGRRFMGLQLLDLKARTLASHMNPSITSTQEEAAPPPPPPPPPPPPPPQATEDKNGGSAAGPGASEQQQQQQVQEVTVNGGGAEREESGGEASPNEDSDFPESAEHNLPDSPFASPTKSSFTPTSFSSHEDIIPQMNTSSFKSCFFPIPRLSSGHGAVGM, encoded by the exons ATGGATGCGTATGAGGCGACGAGGGTAGTGCTATCGCGGATCCAGGCTTTGGACCCGGAGAACGCTGCGAAGATCATGGGTTTGATCCTTATCCAGGATCATGGCGAGAAGGAGATGATCCGCCTCGCATTTGGTCCTGAAGCCTTGCTTCACTCTGTCGTCCTTAAAGCTCGCAAGGACCTTGGTCTTCTTCCTCTGTCTCGTCAGAACTCTGCTCCAAGACTACTCTCTGCGCCTCCGCCCCTTGCCGTTAGCTCGCCGTCTTGGGCTTCGCCTCCTTCGCCTTTCTCCCGTTCTAATGGTGCTGGCTCTGATGAGCTGCAGAACACGGAGGAGATTCATAGTCCAGCGCCGTTTTTTGGCGCCGGAACAGGGGCGGACCTCATGGATGAGTTCCAGCTCCAAGACCAGCTCTCATTCCTCAACGAACAAGGCTCGGCGGCGAACGCGATGCTTGGAGGAGCGAAAAGCAGCGAGCTTTACTTCGGGGACGTCGCCGCCGAGTGCCGGAGCCCTGGTGCGGGCAGCGACGGTCTCCTTTTCCCTTACTCCATGGGCTGGGGCGGCGCAAACGGCGCACACCATCGCCGCAGCTGCTCGGTTGCCGACCTCTGTCTCGGATCCGACGCCGGGTTTGGCTGGAAACCGTGCTTGTACTTTGCCAGAGGTTACTGCAAAAACGGAAGCAGCTGCAGGTTTCTCCACGGGATCCCCGACGACGCATCGCCGGGAGGGAAGATAGACGCCACTGCCGCGGCGGCGGTTGAACAGCAGTGTCATGAGTTTCTCATGCGTTCAAAAAGCCAGCGAGCCTCTCAGCTGATGGCGTCGGCGTTTCCTTACTCACCAACAGGGTCAGTGATGCCagcatctccttcttcaagCAAATGCATGAGCTTTTTGATGCAGCAACAGGGGGAAAGCCAAAG GGCGGCCGCGGCGGCGGCAGCGGCGGCGTTGATGCTTGGAGGGGAGGAGGCGCACAAGTTCATGGGGCGAGCGAGGATGGAAAGCAGAGACTTTGGTGGGTTAATCAACCCAGGGTCTCGGCAGATCTACTTGACTTTCCCGGCGGACAGCACGTTCAGAGAGGAGGATGTCTCCAATTACTTCAG CATCTATGGGCCTGTGCAGGACGTGAGGATTCCATACCAGCAGAAGCGTATGTTTGGTTTTGTCACCTTCGTCTACCCAGAGACAGTGAAGCTCATCCTGGCCAAGGGGAACCCTCACTTTGTTTGTGATGCCAGAGTTCTTGTCAAGCCTTACAAGGAGAAGGGCAAAGTCCCAGACAAGTTCAG GAAACAGCCCCAGCAACAGGGGGAAAGAGGTGACTTCTCTCTGTGTACAACTCCCACTGGGATGGAATCCAGAGACCCTTATGATCTTCAGCAACTTG tgAGTCCAGGAGCTGGGAGGATGATGTACAGTGGTACTAGTGTTGCTCAGGAAGCATTTCTGCGAAGAAGGCTGGAAGAACAGCAGCAAGCTGCTGAGCTTCAGCAAGCTATAGAGCTTCAAGGCAGACGTTTTATGGGTCTCCAGCTGCTTGATCTCAAGGCCAGAACTCTGGCTTCTCATATGAATCCCTCCATTACTTCAACACAGGAAGAGGCTGCTCCtccgccaccgccaccgccaccaccaccaccaccaccaccacaagcTACTGAAG ATAAGAATGGTGGCTCTGCTGCTGGTCCTGGTGCTTctgagcagcagcagcagcagcaggtGCAAGAGGTGACAGTCAACGGCGGTGGTGCCGAGAGAGAGGAATCTGGTGGTGAAGCAAGCCCCAATGAAGATAGTGATTTCCCAGAAAG TGCAGAGCACAACCTCCCTGATAGCCCATTTGCATCCCCAACCAAGTCCTCTTTTACTCCTACTTCCTTCTCCAGTCATGAAGATATCATCCCTCAGATGAACACCTCTTCTTTCAAATCATGCTTCTTCCCAATTCCCAG GTTATCTTCCGGCCATGGAGCTGTAGGAATGTGA